The following proteins are co-located in the Palaemon carinicauda isolate YSFRI2023 chromosome 30, ASM3689809v2, whole genome shotgun sequence genome:
- the LOC137623059 gene encoding uncharacterized protein has translation MKFLHWILTVGFFSLVFRPAYTSHFRGAIIMMKPTDSGFEREMEISFQIAWRRDSFYIMCDEDAIQSNTLLGGEENTELGCEEGCENYYTGLSLDFYCSDFSLEENWSFGGRTMKMNFTGSGNRGVLVFTGGNWIVAGSWYLVASNSLLKRNDTGKINSTPRAITAPVIKIKENCNHTISIPVSDPDGDEVRCRWAQGYEECGDACEAFSNAVLDNDTCVITYEAKFGSGIHIAALMIEDFISDSDAPLSSISLQFVVEVYPSDQSCYDSPHFIHPTFLSGFCVAVPEGTIFSSRLISKSGRKDANITEIQTVSPLGFTKSPIYYSSDLDAFYVNISWSPSEEQMNQTHSFCFTSINSYGDTSIQNCIKLITGTKQPTIISVNINHDSFDTYEIIIEFDQSIQYPATKGQINFKDYETDSTLLYIIITESKEVSLIQPHKLIIKPQFEFPENRKVFLELERSIVVSPVGCNPGNEEVRDKNVINFITRDITPPVVTFTDAPSRGRGNFTFRWTTDEPARSICSLDNKKSIDCSSGLFKVENLMEGTHILFIELIDNYNNSANTSHTFYVDLTSPNVTFERVPTTVSNETSSVFVFSCNEFDNDCIFYCDFHNNLTQITNFSLCDGNSFSTPPLENEGEYELSVYAIDSVGNVGESSTYCWEVDLMPPVLLANDSSIECSFYLEDTIGTAYVLDNMDPHPIISFTDNNDPCIITRTWKATDHAGNSVMLKQKLTLLFNLSLLMLPTISAFCSNTSDGKEFVPINTATANNPCKRPLDLSYTDHSEVSVCPGYINRTWVLNDTCTGLQIQQEQIINVYSTCPSDACGQNYSQPHGFCFQGKCLCNHPWRGDSCTILISEPIFKPIEVRSLLEYQDYEANLTLLQGTEPVILSLVSAPERTQLELSTRRLILTKAPAGNLTFTVSATNKAGVDEIIVNAVINATYSPILNPLSKIQFLKGEPIVISGSVSYNGESPIRDVLNGHVPVVIDVENLSFSKIRRLEIFTDQNGKFSFPYSPGSLVYGKFEASARHPSEPKKAPQIQWEIPGMSILKESVLLYDDTIGPYRKSFSNVTVLYNDGGSDLHQIQGKLAQTENTLSDFNVSVTFGSYEKIVNTFEYGNQVALNIDLSTSGPIHLKFPIVVESQEGVSLLVNVEVNIRQVLPVFHIDPPNLETAITRGSQKMIEFKVTNLGKTSAESVRVIVPDSPYFTVSDFSVKENSNDIINLDSQETAKASVLITIPEDKAPGMVSGNFLIESISISKEVPFSILITSDSYMNLTIVVEDEYTYFAEGSPLVSSATVILTNNRLKFEFEGSTSENNGSVTFFNVQEEIYEIYVEAPDHRGRREIVLPSAGNPTINIFIEREAVKIKWSVIQIGVEDFYDITLEADYKVNVPMPVLGISPNMIDLEDYKLGLKDIIEFNVTNYGLIRADNVQLILPSEHSHLIFEFLSEVPESIEAKQSVIIEVEVRHRQTKKRALMCAVGILLRYVFVCNVPQTRSAPVVLIEKDPFQCDIPVDVKVPPLVPFSGIDIDGGEGGRGKTDFVEYTLSFDLQNFCDKCLQAFVDCIDIRKIFKKIFKKIPKKPDRPRPNVGLPFINFPTNGSDLIDNPLKALNFVRILDPDSIFWELVEVIFEVVVVKRISCIYNILKECLWNTFKLNRDKSTKNVKMEAAQDVVIEKIENFAMSFAGIISSIHILKEIFGNEIWLQNGNSSWVNNIVMPVFKDSSELGIFVSSQELQAIKDNTYPDGISWEDKELLVKRLNTTLANWETGNLEPFDGNENMISYSYIGEHQHNITIIGELTKERGFSSYVEAFEYDYDVLSQIEDIQAEEGVCAVIRLQIKQTATLVREGFSATLEIENKEKGSMENIKVEIIIYSKETFEVATKKFAIGSSSLSGSLSETNGNGTLPADSIGASKWLIIPYPEAAPTKVEIYDIGGKLSYTSNGNQVEIPFLPTPVTVHPDPSLVVHYFWEKNVISDDPFTDEVEPAEPFSLGVMIKNEGFGTANSMKMTSSQPKIIENEKGLLISFKMISSMLGSEKIEPSLTVNFGNILPNETKTARWWMTSSLIGKFIDYNATFENRNPLGDPKLSLIEKLDIHELIQNILIPGDGDDGILDFLVNDDEDIYSYPDRIYDSKDMSWMPVQVGNVTGFSYQEVNQAISLKVDTEVALSGWNYFMVEESILDYLPPGKSMKLSKQNNVLQMSDTVLLPKENAWISVDVVSKKRKRYLHILDYSDSTSSKVSYFIDICDNCVVNNITVAPTTSVPQSSIACNENLSRERMRRMISNKIRICIKPNV, from the exons ATGAAATTTCTTCACTGGATACTAACAGTTGGGTTCTTCTCATTGGTTTTTCGGCCAGCTTACACCTCCCACTTCCGAGGTGCCATTATTATGATGAAGCCAACAGACTCGGGTTTTGAGAGAGAG atggagATTTCATTCCAAATTGCCTGGCGACGTGACTCCTTTTATATTATGTGTGATGAAGATGCAATTCAATCTAACACCCTACTTGGAGGGGAGGAAAACACCGAGTTAGGATGTGAAGAAGGGTGTGAAAATTACTACACTGGATTGTCACTCGATTTTTATTGCTCTGACTTTAGTCTTGAAGAAAACTGGTCCTTTGGAGGACGAACCATGAAAATGAATTTTACTGGTTCTGGCAATAGGGGTGTTTTAGTCTTTACAGGTGGTAATTGGATAGTTGCAGGATCCTGGTATTTGGTAGCTTCCAATAGTCTCTTGAAAAGAAATGACACAGGGAAGATAAATTCAACACCTAGGGCTATTACAGCTCCTGTaattaaaatcaaagaaaattgtAATCACACCATATCGATTCCTGTGAGCGATCCAGATGGTGATGAAGTAAGATGCCGGTGGGCTCAGGGTTATGAAGAGTGTGGTGATGCTTGCGAAGCATTCTCCAACGCTGTTTTGGATAATGATACTTGTGTCATTACATATGAGGCAAAGTTTGGTTCTGGAATCCACATTGCAGCCCTTATGATCGAAGACTTTATCTCTGACTCAGATGCACCCCTCAGTAGCATTTCTCTTCAGTTTGTGGTTGAAGTTTATCCTTCAGATCAGTCATGCTATGATAGTCCACACTTTATTCACCCAACATTCCTTTCTGGTTTCTGTGTTGCTGTCCCTGAAGGCACCATTTTCTCGTCTCGGCTCATTTCGAAAAGTGGCAGAAAAGATGCAAACATAACTGAAATACAGACCGTTTCCCCTCTTGGCTTCACTAAATCTCCAATTTATTATTCCTCAGATTTAGATGCTTTTTATGTGAATATTTCCTGGTCTCCAAGTGAGGAGCAGATGAATCAAACCCATTCTTTTTGTTTCACTTCAATTAACTCATATGGGGATACAAGCATCCAAAATTGTATTAAACTTATAACAGGCACCAAGCAACCAACAATCATATCTGTGAATATAAATCATGATTCATTTGATACCTATGAGATTATCATAGAATTTGATCAATCCATTCAATATCCAGCTACAAAGGGTCAGATAAACTTTAAAGATTATGAAACAGACTCGACactactgtacattattattacggAATCTAAAGAAGTGTCCCTGATTCAGCCTCATAAATTGATTATTAAACCTCAATTTGAATTTCCAGAAAACAGGAAAGTGTTTTTGGAACTAGAAAGAAGTATTGTGGTTAGCCCTGTAGGGTGTAATCCAGGAAATGAAGAAGTCAGAgataaaaatgtaataaattttATAACTCGGGACATAACTCCTCCTGTGGTAACCTTTACGGATGCCCCATCCCGGGGCAGAGGGAATTTTACATTTAGGTGGACCACTGATGAGCCAGCACGTAGTATTTGCAGTTTAGACAACAAGAAAAGCATTGATTGTTCAAGTGGTCTATTTAAAGTTGAGAACCTGATGGAAGGTACCCATATATTATTTATAGAGCTCATTGACAATTATAACAATTCTGCCAACACATCACATACATTCTATGTTGACTTGACCTCTCCCAATGTTACCTTTGAAAGGGTTCCTACTACAGTTAGTAATGAGACGAgctctgtttttgttttttcatgtaATGAATTTGATAACGATTGTATTTTCTATTGTGATTTTCACAACAATCTCACCCAAATCACAAACTTTTCTCTGTGTGATGGGAATTCGTTTTCTACTCCACCACTCGAAAATGAAGGTGAATATGAGCTCTCAGTTTATGCAATAGATTCTGTTGGAAATGTTGGTGAAAGTTCTACTTACTGTTGGGAGGTAGACCTAATGCCTCCTGTATTACTTGCTAATGACAGCAGTATTGAGTGTTCTTTCTATTTGGAGGACACTATAGGCACTGCATATGTACTAGATAACATGGACCCTCATCCAATTATATCATTTACAGATAACAATGATCCTTGTATCATAACTCGAACTTGGAAGGCTACTGACCACGCTGGCAATAGTGTTATGTTGAAACAAAAATTAACACTACTTTTCaatctctctttattaatgttaCCTACTATATCTGCTTTTTGTTCAAATACAAGTGATGGAAAAGAATTTGTACCCATAAACACAGCCACAGCCAACAATCCGTGTAAGAGACCTTTAGATTTATCATATACTGACCATTCCGAAGTTTCAGTTTGTCCCGGATACATTAATCGAACGTGGGTACTTAATGATACTTGTACTGGACTTCAAATTCAACAAGAGCAAATCATAAATGTTTACAGCACTTGTCCAAGTGATGCATGTGGTCAGAATTACTCACAACCTCATGGATTCTGTTTTCAAGGTAAATGCCTTTGCAATCATCCATGGCGTGGAGATTCATGTACCATTCTCATTAGTGAACCTATATTTAAACCAATAGAAGTCAGGTCACTTCTAGAATATCAAGACTATGAAGCTAATTTAACTCTTTTACAGGGAACTGAGCCCGTTATATTAAGTCTTGTATCTGCTCCTGAAAGAACTCAGCTTGAACTTTCAACCAGAAGACTAATACTTACGAAAGCTCCTGCAGGAAATTTAACATTTACTGTATCAGCTACAAATAAAGCCGGTGTAGATGAGATAATAGTGAATGCAGTAATAAATGCAACATATTCGCCTATTCTAAATCCCTTAAGCAAGATACAGTTTCTTAAAGGTGAGCCTATAGTTATAAGTGGGTCTGTATCATACAATGGTGAAAGTCCTATCAGGGATGTACTAAATGGGCATGTCCCTGTGGTAATAGACGTTGAAAATCTTTCATTTTCAAAGATACGGAGGCTTGAAATTTTCACTGATCAAAATGGAAAGTTTTCTTTCCCTTACAGTCCTGGATCACTGGTATATGGAAAATTTGAAGCATCGGCTAGGCACCCCTCTGAACCAAAAAAAGCCCCCCAAATTCAGTGGGAAATACCTGGCATGAGCATACTTAAAGAATCAGTATTATTATATGATGATACAATTGGTCCTTACAGGAAAAGTTTTTCGAATGTAACTGTCTTGTATAATGATGGTGGTTCAGATCTCCATCAAATTCAAGGAAAACTTGCTCAAACCGAGAATACACTATCAGATTTCAATGTTTCAGTTACTTTTGGCTCATATGAGAAGATAGTAAACACTTTTGAATATGGAAATCAGGTAGCCCTAAACATAGATCTTAGTACCAGTGGACCAATACATTTAAAATTTCCCATTGTGGTAGAATCTCAGGAAGGTGTCAGTCTTTTAGTTAATGTAGAGGTAAATATTCGACAAGTTCTTCCTGTTTTTCATATCGATCCACCAAACTTGGAAACTGCAATCACTAGGGGAAGTCAAAAAATGATTGAGTTCAAGGTTACAAATTTGGGGAAAACGAGTGCTGAAAGTGTTCGTGTAATAGTTCCAGATTCTCCTTATTTCACAGTGTCTGATTTCAGTGTAAAAGAAAATAGCAATGATATTATTAATCTTGACAGTCAGGAAACTGCCAAGGCCTCTGTACTTATCACAATACCAGAAGATAAAGCCCCTGGAATGGTATCTGGAAACTTTCTCATTGAAAGTATATCTATAAGTAAAGAAGTGCCCTTTTCCATACTCATTACTTCAGATAGTTACATGAATTTAACTATTGTAGTTGAagatgaatatacatactttgcTGAAGGAAGTCCTTTAGTTTCAAGTGCAACAGTAATACTAACCAACAATAGACTGAAATTTGAATTTGAAGGATCAACTTCAGAAAACAATGGAAGTGTCACTTTCTTTAATGTACAGGAAGAGATTTATGAAATTTATGTTGAAGCCCCAGACCATAGAGGAAGAAGAGAGATAGTTTTACCATCTGCTGGAAATCCTACAATTAATATCTTTATAGAGAGAGAGGCTGTTAAAATTAAATGGTCAGTTATTCAGATTGGTGTTGAAGATTTCTATGATATAACCCTTGAAGCTGATTACAAGGTGAATGTCCCAATGCCGGTTCTGGGCATATCACCAAATATGATTGATCTTGAAGATTATAAATTGGGCTTAAAAGACATAATAGAATTTAACGTGACAAACTATGGACTTATTAGAGCAGATAATGTACAACTTATTTTGCCTTCTGAACATTCCCatttaatttttgaatttttaagtGAAGTTCCAGAAAGTATTGAAGCAAAGCAATCCGTTATTATTGAGGTTGAAGTGAGACACAGACAAACTAAGAAACGTGCATTAATGTGTGCTGTTGGTATTTTACTTCGTTATGTATTTGTATGCAATGTACCTCAGACGAGAAGTGCACCTGTAGTACTAATAGAAAAGGACCCTTTTCAATGTGACATTCCTGTAGACGTAAAAGTCCCTCCTCTAGTTCCTTTTTCAGGGATTGATATTgacggaggagaaggaggaagaggaaaaactGATTTCGTAGAGTATACTTTGTCATTTGACTTGCAAAACTTCTGTGACAAATGTCTTCAAGCTTTTGTAGATTGCATTGATATAAGAAAGATATtcaaaaagatttttaaaaaaattcctAAAAAGCCTGACCGTCCCAGACCTAATGTAGGATTACCGTTTATCAACTTTCCTACCAATGGATCCGATTTGATAGATAATCCTTTAAAGGCCTTAAATTTTGTaagaatcctggatcctgattctATATTTTGGGAACTTGTAGAGGTAATTTTCGAAGTTGTAGTGGTCAAAAGAATCTCCTGCATTTACAATATACTTAAAGAATGCCTTTGGAATACATTCAAGTTGAATAGAGATAAATCTACAAAAAATGTTAAAATGGAAGCTGCCCAAGATGTTGTTAttgagaaaatagaaaattttgCAATGTCTTTTGCTGGTATAATCTCAAGCATCCATATACTCAAAGAAATTTTTGGAAATGAGATTTGGTTACAGAATGGCAATTCTTCATGGGTAAACAACATTGTCATGCCTGTATTTAAAGATTCTAGCGAACTCGGTATTTTTGTCTCCTCTCAAGAACTACAAGCTATTAAAGACAACACATATCCTGACGGTATTAGCTGGGAAGATAAGGAGCTACTTGTGAAACGTCTTAACACAACTTTAGCCAATTGGGAGACTGGAAATCTAGAGCCTTTTGATGGCAATGAGAATatgatatcatattcatatataggaGAACACCAGCATAACATAACTATCATTGGTGAGCTGACTAAGGAGCGAGGGTTTTCTTCATATGTGGAAGCATTTGAATATGATTATGATGTATTATCTCAGATTGAGGACATCCAAGCGGAGGAAGGTGTTTGTGCTGTTATACGTTTACAAATTAAGCAGACAGCAACATTAGTACGGGAGGGATTTAGCGCTACCCTTGAGattgaaaataaggaaaaaggatCCATGGAGAACATTAAAGTTGAAATTATCATCTACAGCAAAGAAACTTTTGAGGTGGCAACAAAAAAATTTGCTATTGGAAGTTCATCTTTAAGTGGATCCTTAAGTGAAACAAATGGAAATGGAACTCTCCCCGCAGATTCAATTGGAGCTTCCAAGTGGCTCATCATTCCATATCCAGAGGCTGCTCCAACTAAGGTAGAAATATATGATATTGGGGGAAAGCTTTCTTATACAAGCAATGGCAACCAAGTTGAGATTCCATTTCTTCCTACTCCTGTAACTGTACATCCAGATCCATCTCTGGTTGTCCATTACTTCTGGGAGAAAAATGTAATATCTGATGACCCTTTTACTGATGAGGTTGAACCTGCTGAGCCTTTTTCTCTGGGTGTAATGATAAAAAATGAAGGATTTGGAACTGCAAACAGTATGAAGATGACATCCTCCCAACCGAAGATCATTGAAAATGAAAAGGGACTGCTTATATCATTTAAAATGATTAGCTCTATGCTTGGTAGTGAAAAAATAGAACCATCTCTAACAGTCAACTTTGGGAACATTCTTCCTAATGAAACAAAAACAGCCAGATGGTGGATGACATCTTCCTTAATTGGCAAATTCATAGATTACAATGCAACATTTGAAAACAGGAATCCTCTTGGAGATCCAAAATTATCTCTGATAGAAAAACTTGATATTCATGAACTCATTCAGAATATACTCATTccaggagatggtgatgatggaaTTTTAGATTTCCTTGTAAATGACGACGAAGATATTTATTCGTATCCTGATAGGATTTATGACTCTAAAGATATGTCATGGATGCCTGTTCAAGTTGGCAATGTTACGGGATTTTCATATCAGGAGGTAAACCAAGCAATTAGTTTGAAGGTGGACACAGAGGTAGCACTGTCTGGATGGAATTATTTTATGGTTGAAGAATCGATTTTAGATTATTTACCTCCAGGAAAATCCATGAAATTAAGTAAGCAAAACAATGTGCTTCAAATGTCTGACACTGTATTATTACCAAAAGAAAATGCTTGGATATCTGTGGACGTAGTgagtaagaaaagaaaaagatatcttCACATTCTGGATTATAGTGACAGTACATCTTCCAAAGTTTCATACTTTATAGATATTTGCGACAACTGCGTAGTGAACAATATTACTGTGGCGCCTACAACTTCTGTTCCTCAGTCTAGCATTGCATGTAATGAAAACCTCTCCAGGGAACGAATGCGTAGGATGATATCAAATAAAATCAGGATATGTATTAAACCAAATGtttag